Proteins found in one Quercus robur chromosome 2, dhQueRobu3.1, whole genome shotgun sequence genomic segment:
- the LOC126715891 gene encoding mediator of RNA polymerase II transcription subunit 31-like isoform X2, translating to MSSESEDTAISTSPKTLYKDPDDGRQRFLLELEFVQCLANPTYIHYLAQNRYFEDEAFIGYLRYLQYWQRPEYAKFIMYPHCLYFLELLQNANFRSSMAHPGNKELVHRQQFYFWKNFKNNRLKHIISKSQLQAAAATPASVSPPSTPPTAIAVVSPPSTLPTTIAVTAPIDPPESSIAVTSSPTATVQEISSGVDR from the exons ATGTCATCTG AAAGTGAGGACACGGCTATATCAACCTC GCCAAAAACCTTGTATAAAGATCCTGATGATGGGAGGCAGAGATTTTTGCTCGAACTTGAATTTGTTCAGTGTCTAGCTAATCCTACTTACATACACT ATTTGGCTCAAAATCGCTATTTTGAGGATGAAGCTTTTATTGGCTACTTGAGATACCTTCAATACTGGCAACGACCAGAGTATGCAAAATTTATAAT GTATCCCCATTGCCTGTACTTTCTCGAACTTCTCCAAAATGCAAACTTTCGCAGTTCAATGGCACATCCAGGCAACAAG GAGTTGGTGCATAGGCAGCAATTCTACTTCTGGAAGAACTTTAAGAACAACAGGCTGAAACACATTATATCAAAGTCTCAACTTCAAGCTGCTGCTGCGACTCCAGCTTCTGTTTCTCCACCATCCACACCACCTACAGCCATTGCTGTTGTTTCTCCACCATCCACACTTCCTACAACCATTGCTGTTACTGCTCCTATTGATCCTCCTGAATCATCCATTGCTGTTACATCCAGCCCAACTGCTACAGTACAGGAGATAAGTAGTGGGGTAGATAGATAG
- the LOC126715891 gene encoding mediator of RNA polymerase II transcription subunit 31-like isoform X1 has product MASNAESEDTAISTSPKTLYKDPDDGRQRFLLELEFVQCLANPTYIHYLAQNRYFEDEAFIGYLRYLQYWQRPEYAKFIMYPHCLYFLELLQNANFRSSMAHPGNKELVHRQQFYFWKNFKNNRLKHIISKSQLQAAAATPASVSPPSTPPTAIAVVSPPSTLPTTIAVTAPIDPPESSIAVTSSPTATVQEISSGVDR; this is encoded by the exons atgGCTTCCAATGCAGAAAGTGAGGACACGGCTATATCAACCTC GCCAAAAACCTTGTATAAAGATCCTGATGATGGGAGGCAGAGATTTTTGCTCGAACTTGAATTTGTTCAGTGTCTAGCTAATCCTACTTACATACACT ATTTGGCTCAAAATCGCTATTTTGAGGATGAAGCTTTTATTGGCTACTTGAGATACCTTCAATACTGGCAACGACCAGAGTATGCAAAATTTATAAT GTATCCCCATTGCCTGTACTTTCTCGAACTTCTCCAAAATGCAAACTTTCGCAGTTCAATGGCACATCCAGGCAACAAG GAGTTGGTGCATAGGCAGCAATTCTACTTCTGGAAGAACTTTAAGAACAACAGGCTGAAACACATTATATCAAAGTCTCAACTTCAAGCTGCTGCTGCGACTCCAGCTTCTGTTTCTCCACCATCCACACCACCTACAGCCATTGCTGTTGTTTCTCCACCATCCACACTTCCTACAACCATTGCTGTTACTGCTCCTATTGATCCTCCTGAATCATCCATTGCTGTTACATCCAGCCCAACTGCTACAGTACAGGAGATAAGTAGTGGGGTAGATAGATAG